From one Dasypus novemcinctus isolate mDasNov1 chromosome 28, mDasNov1.1.hap2, whole genome shotgun sequence genomic stretch:
- the LOC101432668 gene encoding large ribosomal subunit protein eL21: protein MTNTKGKRRGTRYMFSRPFRKHGVVPLATYMRIYKKGDIVDIKGMGTVQKGMPHKCYHGKTGRVYNVTQHAVGIVVNKQVKGKILAKRINVRIEHIKHSKSRDSFLKRVKENDQKKKEAKEKGTWVQLKRQPAPPREAHFVRTNGKEPELLEPIPYEFMA, encoded by the coding sequence atgacaaacacaaagggaaagaggagagggacCCGCTATATGTTTTCTAGGCCTTTTAGAAAACATGGAGTTGTTCCTTTGGCCACATATATGCGAATCTACAAGAAAGGTGATATCGTAGACATAAAGGGAATGGGCACTGTTCAAAAAGGAATGCCCCACAAATGTTACCATGGCAAAACGGGAAGAGTCTACAATGTTACCCAGCATGCTGTTGGTATAGTGGTAAACAAACAGGTTAAGGGCAAGATTCTTGCCAAGAGAATTAATGTACGCATTGAGCATATTAAGCACTCTAAGAGCCGAGATAGCTTCCTAAAACGTGTGAAGGAAAATgatcaaaaaaagaaggaagctaaAGAGAAAGGTACCTGGGTCCAACTGAAACGCCAGCCTGCTCCACCCAGGGAAGCACACTTTGTGAGAACTAATGGAAAAGAGCCTGAGCTACTGGAACCTATTCCCTATGAATTCATGGCATAA